From a region of the Arachis ipaensis cultivar K30076 chromosome B09, Araip1.1, whole genome shotgun sequence genome:
- the LOC107619362 gene encoding tropinone reductase homolog At5g06060 isoform X1, translating to MGERKLNFKDKRWSLHGMTALVTGGSRGIGYAIVEELAEFGAAVHVCARNEADIDKCVEEWKNKGLNVTGSVCDVSSRDQRQHLIETVASIFHGKLNILINNAGTNTPKHAIDYTPEDMTITMSTNFESAYHLCQLSYPLLKASGYGSIVFVSSIAGLKALPYSSIYASTKGAMNQLSKNLALEWAKDNIRVNAVAPGFVLTQLLKDIMRGVDGDCEKVVSAMTSQTPLRRVGEPKEISSLVAFLCLPAASFITGQTIAADGGFTI from the exons ATGGGGGAAAGGAAGCTGAACTTCAAAGATAAACGATGGTCACTCCATGGAATGACAGCTCTAGTCACAGGAGGATCTCGAGGTATTGG GTATGCAATAGTGGAAGAGTTAGCAGAATTTGGGGCAGCAGTTCATGTATGTGCACGAAATGAAGCAGATATTGATAAGTGTGTGGAAGAGTGGAAAAACAAAGGATTAAATGTTACGGGATCTGTTTGTGATGTTTCATCCCGTGATCAACGTCAACATTTAATAGAAACTGTTGCTTCCATCTTTCATGGCAAACTCAACATTCTA atAAATAATGCTGGAACAAACACGCCTAAACACGCCATAGATTATACTCCTGAAGATATGACAATTACAATGAGTACCAATTTTGAATCTGCTTACCATTTGTGTCAACTTTCATACCCACTTCTAAAAGCTTCTGGATATGGGAGCATAGTATTTGTGTCTTCCATTGCTGGTTTAAAAGCTTTGCCTTATTCTTCTATTTATGCATCAACAAAAG GAGCCATGAATCAGCTAAGCAAGAACTTAGCATTGGAATGGGCAAAGGATAATATTCGTGTAAATGCTGTAGCACCAGGATTTGTTCTGACCCAACTATTGAAAGATATCATG AGAGGTGTTGATGGTGACTGTGAGAAGGTTGTAAGTGCTATGACATCTCAAACTCCACTGCGACGTGTTGGAGAACCAAAAGAAATATCATCGCTGGTTGCTTTTCTTTGTCTTCCGGCAGCTTCGTTTATCACTGGACAAACTATAGCTGCAGATGGAGGCTTCACAATTTAA
- the LOC107619362 gene encoding tropinone reductase homolog isoform X3: MGERKLNFKDKRWSLHGMTALVTGGSRGIGYAIVEELAEFGAAVHVCARNEADIDKCVEEWKNKGLNVTGSVCDVSSRDQRQHLIETVASIFHGKLNILILFFR, from the exons ATGGGGGAAAGGAAGCTGAACTTCAAAGATAAACGATGGTCACTCCATGGAATGACAGCTCTAGTCACAGGAGGATCTCGAGGTATTGG GTATGCAATAGTGGAAGAGTTAGCAGAATTTGGGGCAGCAGTTCATGTATGTGCACGAAATGAAGCAGATATTGATAAGTGTGTGGAAGAGTGGAAAAACAAAGGATTAAATGTTACGGGATCTGTTTGTGATGTTTCATCCCGTGATCAACGTCAACATTTAATAGAAACTGTTGCTTCCATCTTTCATGGCAAACTCAACATTCTA attttatttttcagatAA
- the LOC107619362 gene encoding tropinone reductase homolog At5g06060 isoform X2, translating to MVTPWNDSSSHRRISRYAIVEELAEFGAAVHVCARNEADIDKCVEEWKNKGLNVTGSVCDVSSRDQRQHLIETVASIFHGKLNILINNAGTNTPKHAIDYTPEDMTITMSTNFESAYHLCQLSYPLLKASGYGSIVFVSSIAGLKALPYSSIYASTKGAMNQLSKNLALEWAKDNIRVNAVAPGFVLTQLLKDIMRGVDGDCEKVVSAMTSQTPLRRVGEPKEISSLVAFLCLPAASFITGQTIAADGGFTI from the exons ATGGTCACTCCATGGAATGACAGCTCTAGTCACAGGAGGATCTCGAG GTATGCAATAGTGGAAGAGTTAGCAGAATTTGGGGCAGCAGTTCATGTATGTGCACGAAATGAAGCAGATATTGATAAGTGTGTGGAAGAGTGGAAAAACAAAGGATTAAATGTTACGGGATCTGTTTGTGATGTTTCATCCCGTGATCAACGTCAACATTTAATAGAAACTGTTGCTTCCATCTTTCATGGCAAACTCAACATTCTA atAAATAATGCTGGAACAAACACGCCTAAACACGCCATAGATTATACTCCTGAAGATATGACAATTACAATGAGTACCAATTTTGAATCTGCTTACCATTTGTGTCAACTTTCATACCCACTTCTAAAAGCTTCTGGATATGGGAGCATAGTATTTGTGTCTTCCATTGCTGGTTTAAAAGCTTTGCCTTATTCTTCTATTTATGCATCAACAAAAG GAGCCATGAATCAGCTAAGCAAGAACTTAGCATTGGAATGGGCAAAGGATAATATTCGTGTAAATGCTGTAGCACCAGGATTTGTTCTGACCCAACTATTGAAAGATATCATG AGAGGTGTTGATGGTGACTGTGAGAAGGTTGTAAGTGCTATGACATCTCAAACTCCACTGCGACGTGTTGGAGAACCAAAAGAAATATCATCGCTGGTTGCTTTTCTTTGTCTTCCGGCAGCTTCGTTTATCACTGGACAAACTATAGCTGCAGATGGAGGCTTCACAATTTAA